The following coding sequences are from one Panicum hallii strain FIL2 chromosome 5, PHallii_v3.1, whole genome shotgun sequence window:
- the LOC112892555 gene encoding uncharacterized protein LOC112892555, translating to MFYSGSVSPPREPAKKKDIIPKRRQPEKKMGDDDVSSSAGKIAVPVGSLMWPMLDRSNYSEWAMLMQCNLEAMEVWDVIEQGGKGVKRAHDRLAMIVLLRSVPKEMWTTLGAKKTVKEAWDAVKSMRQGANRVKESHAQKLLQEFENIQFKNGELIDEFGLRINSLAEKLHGLGEVVGETRVVKKILRVLPKQYNQIAVSIEMLLNINTLTVEELVGRLRAAEDRLDVDTVAEKTEKLYLSEDQWLAKYRHRLAPEGSSSGSGGDRQGGFSPAKPKNTSQGDKKEPVVKLTSEGTPRRKGRCRNCGIYGHWKLDCKRPRKERREEAHHVRAGEEQPALMLATVDTVRTVVPRREAEPVGVHIPHHVVHLNEEEVFPADRDDDTWVLDKGASNHMTGAVRCSRHWTHLWELEHLGPSLFVEDAVCHSCLSGGNEGRQGMAMAWEHRHAFPKVANYRGEKPLDLVHTDLCGQIRPSTPGGKNYFLLVVDDFSRYMWLELLVTKAEAFKCFKRVKTLAEVESGCRLRAFRSDRGGEFNSIHFTEFCNEQGLKHFTIAPYSPQQNGVVERHNQTIVEMARCMLKSKKMPSEFWGEAVHTAVYLLNRAPTRSLKGKTPYEAWHKKKPSVDHLRTFGCVAHVKKTGPGVTKLSDRSTPMLFVGYETRTKGYRVYDPVTKKLQVSRDVVFEEHRGWSWGEKNQDRSTETGVEVEFYSIAGRTTVSDSVQADSMDTAGQSAEAPGFSVMDLGSPTQNNGSGSPWIFNEQNTQSPEPSTPPVALNAPNVQFATPPTEGGVDSEGNALRYHTLQDLNDSTEEVHGFEYSGVCFVAAEEPGSVDEALTEKCWRKAMTAEMESIL from the exons ATGTTCTATAGCGGTTCCGTCAGTCCACCGAGGGAGCCAGCTAAGAAGAAGGACATCATCCCCAAGAGAAGGCAGCCGGAGAAGAAGATGGGCGACGACGACGTATCGTCAAGTGCCGGGAAGATCGCCGTCCCGGTTGGGTCGCTCATGTGGCCGATGCTCGATCGTTCTAATTACTCCGAGTGGGCTATGTTGATGCAGTGCAATCTCGAGGCGATGGAGGTTTGGGACGTCATCGAGCAGGGCGGCAAGGGAGTGAAGCGCGCCCACGATCGTCTGGCTATGATCGTACTCCTGCGTTCGGTGCCGAAGGAGATGTGGACAACGTTGGGGGCGAAGAAGACGGTGAAGGAGGCGTGGGATGCAGTCAAGAGCATGCGGCAGGGTGCAAATCGTGTCAAAGAATCACATGCACAGAAGCTGCTGCAAGAATTCGAGAACATCCAGTTCAAGAATGGCGAGCTCATTGACGAGTTCGGCCTGCGAATCAACTCGCTGGCTGAGAAGCTGCATGGTCTCGGCGAGGTCGTGGGCGAAACGCGCGTCGTCAAGAAAATCCTCCGTGTCCTCCCGAAGCAGTACAACCAAATCGCTGTGTCGATTGAGATGTTGCTGAACATCAACACTCTGACGGTGGAAGAATTGGTGGGGCGTCTGCGCGCCGCTGAAGATCGTCTCGACGTCGACACTGTCGCCGAGAAGACAGAGAAGCTGTACCTGTCCGAGGATCAGTGGCTCGCCAAGTACCGCCACCGCCTTGCTCCGGAGGGATCCTCATCCGGGAGTGGAGGAGATCGACAAGGCGGGTTCTCCCCGGCCAAGCCGAAGAACACGTCGCAAGGTGACAAGAAGGAGCCCGTCGTCAAACTGACATCGGAGGGCACACCGCGACGCAAGGGAAGGTGCCGTAACTGTGGAATCTACGGGCACTGGAAGCTGGACTGCAAGCGTCCCAGGAAGGAGCGGCGTGAGGAGGCACATCATGTGCGGGCTGGCGAGGAACAGCCGGCTCTCATGCTCGCCACGGTCGACACGGTGCGCACTGTCGTGCCACGGCGCGAGGCTGAACCAGTTGGGGTGCACATTCCACATCATGTGGTGCATCTCAACGAGGAGGAGGTGTTTCCAGCGGATCGCGATGATGACACGTGGGTGCTCGACAAGGGTGCGAGCAATCACATGACGGGTGCCGTGCGGTGCTCGCGTCACTGGACACATCTGTGGGAG CTAGAGCACCTAGGGCCGtctctatttgttgaagatgcAGTTTGCCACTCCTGTTTGTCTGGTGGCAATGAAGGAAGACAAGGCATGGCTATGGCATGGGAG CATCGTCATGCATTTCCAAAGGTAGCAAACTATCGAGGTGAGAAGCCACTCGACTTGGTGCATACTGATCTGTGTGGTCAGATCCGGCCAAGCACACCTGGAGGCAAGAATTATTTTCTGCTTGTGGTGGATGATTTCAGTCGGTACATGTGGCTGGAGCTCCTGGTGACAAAAGCTGAGGCATTCAAGTGTTTCAAGCGGGTGAAGACATTGGCAGAAGTAGAGAGTGGGTGCAGACTTCGGGCGTTTCGTTCTGACAGAGGTGGTGAGTTCAACTCAATTCACTTTACTGAGTTCTGCAATGAGCAAGGCCTGAAGCACTTTACCATCGCTCCCTACTCACCACAGCAAAATGGTGTTGTGGAACGGCATAACCAAACCATAGTTGAGATGGCCAGATGTATGCTCAAGAGCAAGAAAATGCCGAGTGAGTTCTGGGGAGAAGCAGTTCACACAGCAGTGTACCTATTGAATAGAGCTCCTACCAGAAGTCTCAAAGGGAAGACACCTTATGAAGCTTGGCACAAGAAGAAACCGAGTGTAGATCATTTGAGAACATTTGGTTGCGTGGCCCATGTCAAGAAAACAGGACCAGGAGTGACTAAGCTGTCTGACAGATCCACACCAATGCTATTTGTTGGTTATGAAACACGCACAAAGGGTTATCGGGTTTATGATCCGGTGACTAAGAAACTGCAAGTGTCACGCGATGTGGTGTTTGAAGAACATCGTGGATGGAGCTGGGGTGAGAAAAACCAAGACAGAAGCACTGAAACAGGAGTTGAAGTGGAGTTCTACTCTATTGCCGGACGAACAACAGTGTCTGACAGTGTGCAAGCTGATTCAATGGATACAGCTGGGCAGTCAGCAGAAGCACCGGGATTTTCAGTGATGGATCTAGGGTCTCCCACTCAGAATAATGGCTCAGGCAGTCCATGGATATTTAATGAGCAGAACACGCAGTCACCAGAGCCGTCGACACCACCTGTAGCTCTGAATGCACCGAATGTGCAGTTTGCAACACCTCCAACTGAAGGAGGAGTGGACTCTGAGGGAAATGCCTTGAGATATCACACATTGCAAGATCTCAATGATTCAACAGAAGAAGTTCATGGGTTTGAATACAGTGGAGTGTGTTTTGTAGCTGCAGAAGAGCCAGGGAGTGTTGATGAGGCACTGACAGAGAAGTGTTGGAGAAAAGCCATGACTGCAGAAATGGAGTCGatactgtga